The following coding sequences lie in one Theileria equi strain WA gcontig_1105316255047 apicoplast, whole genome shotgun sequence genomic window:
- a CDS encoding ribosomal protein L2, putative (encoded by transcript BEWA_050920A) — MVIFRIYWKKKLGKNNTGHIITRHRKKGTSKFYIPTDVNYFNHFTGLDCYFMLYDVEFLYEYKSSAIIKCVNLHGGKKGEIRYILKPYTKTSKNFVMFFGASGKDYGDVNILQNYTIGDKIYNIEKKPTTKATMCLAVKSFSIIIKMSGNTSTIKLPSNSLKVLENACYVSYGFSDPLFGLSKTKAGDNKIIGRRPKVRGAAMNACDHSHGGGEGKTPIGKKFPHSFVGKKFKGIKTVKNKNDHNI, encoded by the coding sequence ATGGTCATTTTTAGGATATATTGGAAAAAAAAATTAGGTAAAAACAATACAGGGCATATTATAACAAGACACAGAAAAAAGGGAACATCAAAATTTTATATACCGACCGATGTAAACTATTTTAACCATTTTACGGGTTTAGATTGTTATTTTATGTTGTATGATGTTGAATTTTTATACGAGTATAAAAGTTCCGCTATTATAAAATGTGTGAATTTACACGGAGGCAAAAAAGGCGAAATTAGGTATATCCTAAAACCTTATACAAAAACTTCTAAAAATTTTGTTATGTTCTTTGGGGCTTCGGGGAAGGATTATGGGGACGTTAATATTTTACAAAATTACACTATAGGCGACAAAATCTACAACATAGAAAAAAAACCAACTACCAAAGCCACCATGTGCTTAGCGGTTAAAAGTTTTTCTATTATAATTAAAATGTCAGGAAACACAAGTACGATCAAACTACCCTCCAATTCCTTGAAAGTTTTAGAAAATGCTTGTTATGTTTCTTACGGGTTTTCAGACCCACTATTTGGACTATCCAAAACTAAAGCCGGAGATAATAAAATAATAGGTAGAAGACCCAAAGTCAGAGGAGCAGCAATGAATGCCTGTGACCACTCCCACGGAGGGGGAGAAGGTAAAACTCCAATTGGTAAAAAATTCCCTCACTCTTTTGTCGGTAAAAAATTTAAAGGTATTAAAACTGTGAAAAACAAAAATGACCATAACATCTAA